AAGACGTTGGGCAATCGGTGCCTGGCCGGTGAGGCTGTGATCGAGGTCAAGAATGTTCAAGGAAATGTTTCACCTCCTGGCAGCGCCCATCCAGACACCGGGTTCATCACGCATGAACGCCGGCCGAATGGGCTTTAGGGGGTGAATGCAAGGGACGGGCCAGCGCTTAACCCTTGGTCTCGGCGATGATCTGCCGGATCGCTCCGACGAAGGCTTCTGCCGGTTGCCCGCCGCTGACTGCGTACTGGTCGTTGAACACGATGGTCGGCACCGAAGTCACCCCGCGAGACACCCACACCTGCTCCTGCTCACGCACCTGGGCTGCGTATTCAGTGGAGGCCAGGATTTCTTCCGCGCGCTGGCGGTCCAGGCCCACACCTTCGGCAATCGCCGCCAGGGTGGCGTGATCCGAGGGGTTTTGCTGGTCGGTGAAGTAGGCCTTGAACAGCGCTTCCTTGAGGTTGTATTGCAAGCCCTCAAGCCCGGCCCAATGCAACAGCCGGTGCGCGTCAAAGGTGTTATAGATGCGGCTCTGGCCGTCGGTGCGGAAGGCAAACCCGAGTTCGGCACCCATGTCGCGAATCCGCGCGCGGTTGGCCTGGGATTGTTCGGCGGTGGAGCCGTATTTTTCGCTGACGTGCTCGGTGATGTTCTGGCCTTCAGGGGCCATCTTCGGGTTCAGCTCAAAGGGCTGGAAATGAATCT
This genomic window from Pseudomonas sp. Bout1 contains:
- a CDS encoding DsbA family oxidoreductase; protein product: MSTPLKIDFVSDVSCPWCIIGLRGLTEALDQLGAQVQAEIHFQPFELNPKMAPEGQNITEHVSEKYGSTAEQSQANRARIRDMGAELGFAFRTDGQSRIYNTFDAHRLLHWAGLEGLQYNLKEALFKAYFTDQQNPSDHATLAAIAEGVGLDRQRAEEILASTEYAAQVREQEQVWVSRGVTSVPTIVFNDQYAVSGGQPAEAFVGAIRQIIAETKG